GTCGCCTCTGGCATGCAAATACACAGTCCGGGAGATCGAATTACCAGAAAATGGCGCGCCTGGGTCTAAAGAGCTCCGCCACTTCCTCCTTCAATACCGCGACCTTCCCGAAATCCCTTCGGGGAGACACCGCATTGCTTTTTAAACCATGCGGAGAAGTGATAGGCGCTGAGGTAGCCGCAGCGTATACCGACTTCCATGATGGGCAGGCGAGTGCTGCGTAATAATTGCTGGGCCAGCCGCAGTCGGGCTTGGGCTAACATTTGGTAGGGGCTGGTGTTGAATTGCTCCTTGGTTGCCAGCTCCAGTGAGCGCCGTGAGACGCCGACCTGCTGTGCGATGGAGGCCGCGTCCAGTTCGGGCAGGGCGAGATTTTCACGTATATAATTGGCGGCCAATTGACCGATGCGTGCGCGGTTGGACGCGAGTGAGGATTCCCGGGGGATCACTTGGTTTGGGAGCTTTAATTCTAAGTCCAAAGGCGCACTGCCATGCTGCATTGTTGCATGTAAGGCACGGGCTGATTGGTAGCCTGTCTCGCGTATGGGTTGTTTGAAGCTGCTGATGCCGATACCTGCAAAAATGGATTCGGAGGGATCGTTGTCCACGCCCACCACCAGAATGTCTTTGCCGCAACGGAGGCCTTTGTGCCGTGCCAGAGTGATTAACTCGCGCGCACTGAGATCGTTGGAGCAAAAAATGCCGATCAATTCGGGCACATCTTTCAAGGCTTCGACTTGCTCCGGGAGACTGGGGCCGGGTCGCAGGATGTGAAGCTCACTCGCTGTCCGGCTCGCTTTCTTGGCCGCAGATCGAGCCGCGTATTCTGTCAGACCTGCTCGGAAGCCAGCCTCCCGCAGGCGAGTGTAATAGACGCCGTCCGCCCCGAAGAAGGCGAAGCGTTGGGCTCCTTGTGTATGTAGGTGCGCTGCGGCTGCATGGCCAGTCGCGTAGTCGTCGGGGCTGACTGTGGGCACCACTGTTATTTTTGAGAAATTAAACATATTGATCGCTGGCACGCCCGTTGCGAGTAGCCCTTGCACCCAACCGTCGCTGACGAAAGTGCCCAAGGCGCCGGCCAATTGCCCTGATCGTGCCAGCTCCATGAGGCGGGTCTCGAAACCAAAATTGAGGGGCATTAATTGCCAATCCAAGTGTGCTTCGGCGATATAGTCGGAGGCGCCGCTGAAGATTTCAGCAGCATGCCGGAAATTTAGGTCAAATGCGATCGCGACGGTCTGTTCGCCAGTTTTCATATTTAATACGTATATATGTAAATAACTTTACGTAAATACGAAAAGACAGCGGTCAAATATATGGTATACTCTGCCTCAATTATGAAAAAAGCACTCATTACTGGAATCACGGGGCAAGATGGATCTTATCTTGCAGAACTTCTTCTCGAAAAAGGCTACGAGGTGCACGGGATTATTCGCCGTTGCTCGACCTTTAACACGCAGCGCATCGATCACCTTTACACCGATCCTCACATTAACGGCACCAAGATGTTTCTTCACTATGGTGACTTAGCGGACGGTGTCATGCTGATGAAGCTGCTGTATCAAATTCAGCCGGATGAGATTTATCACCTGGGGGCTCAGAGCCATGTGCGAGTCTCGTTTGATGTGCCGGAATACACTGGCGATGTAACAGGTTTGGGCACGCTCCGTTTGTTGGAAGCCATTCGCGAGGTCGGTCTGGATAATAAATGTCGTTTCTATCAGGCCTCCTCTTCCGAGATGTTTGGTATGGTGCAACAAGTGCCTCAGACAGAAAAGACACCTTTCTACCCCCGCTCGCCCTATGGTTGTGCTAAGGTGTATGCCTATTGGCTGACGGTCAATTATCGCGAGTCCTATGGTATGCATGCGACCAACGGCATTTTGTTTAATCACGAGTCGCCGCGCCGTGGAGAAACATTTGTGACACGTAAGATCACACGTGCG
The nucleotide sequence above comes from Coraliomargarita algicola. Encoded proteins:
- a CDS encoding substrate-binding domain-containing protein; translated protein: MKTGEQTVAIAFDLNFRHAAEIFSGASDYIAEAHLDWQLMPLNFGFETRLMELARSGQLAGALGTFVSDGWVQGLLATGVPAINMFNFSKITVVPTVSPDDYATGHAAAAHLHTQGAQRFAFFGADGVYYTRLREAGFRAGLTEYAARSAAKKASRTASELHILRPGPSLPEQVEALKDVPELIGIFCSNDLSARELITLARHKGLRCGKDILVVGVDNDPSESIFAGIGISSFKQPIRETGYQSARALHATMQHGSAPLDLELKLPNQVIPRESSLASNRARIGQLAANYIRENLALPELDAASIAQQVGVSRRSLELATKEQFNTSPYQMLAQARLRLAQQLLRSTRLPIMEVGIRCGYLSAYHFSAWFKKQCGVSPKGFREGRGIEGGSGGAL
- the gmd gene encoding GDP-mannose 4,6-dehydratase, which codes for MKKALITGITGQDGSYLAELLLEKGYEVHGIIRRCSTFNTQRIDHLYTDPHINGTKMFLHYGDLADGVMLMKLLYQIQPDEIYHLGAQSHVRVSFDVPEYTGDVTGLGTLRLLEAIREVGLDNKCRFYQASSSEMFGMVQQVPQTEKTPFYPRSPYGCAKVYAYWLTVNYRESYGMHATNGILFNHESPRRGETFVTRKITRAATRIKLGLQDKLYLGNLDAQRDWGYAKEYVEAMWLMLQQDEGDDYVMATNETNSVKDFVIETFNLLDLDWEKYVDYDKRYERPTEVDLLIGDPAKAKKQLGWEPKVKFKDLVKIMVDSDLVLAKQELAYKQATNG